The Mercurialis annua linkage group LG8, ddMerAnnu1.2, whole genome shotgun sequence genome window below encodes:
- the LOC126661050 gene encoding polyadenylate-binding protein RBP47-like isoform X2 → MQQTHNASDATSAPSPQHNQNQQQQQQQWNPHMQQQQQHYMAAMQYPAAAMVMMQQQMMMYPQQHHASHPYMGYYQQQQPHQLNYHHHKQQHYHKHNQHKLQQYQHVPTEDSKTVWVGDLLHWMDETYLHTCFSHTGEVSAVKVIRNKQTGQPEGYGFIEFYSHAAADKVLQNYNGSMMPNTDQPFRLNWASFAGERRSETGSDLSIFVGDLAADVTDTMLQETFSSKYPSVKGAKVVTDLNSGRSKGYGFVRFGDENERSRAMTDMNGIYCSSRPMRIGVATPKKSNPYQQQYSSQGGHALNGAMVQGSQSDGDSSNTTIFVGGIDSDISDEDLRQPFSQFGEVVSVKIPVGKGCGFVQFADRKSAEDALESLNGTTIGKQTVRLSWGRSPANKQWRGEHNNQWNGSYYGGQGYSGYGYAANGEQNGYVAAAASGAS, encoded by the exons ATGCAACAGACTCACAACGCTTCTGATGCAACTTCTGCACCATCTCCGCAGCATAATCAGaaccagcagcagcagcagcagcaatgGAATCCCCATatgcagcagcagcagcagcactATATGGCAGCTATGCAGTACCCTGCAGCCGCCATGGTTATGATGCAACAGCAGATGATGATGTACCCTCAGCAGCACCATGCTTCTCATCCTTACATGGGCTACTACCAACAGCAACAGCCGCACCAGCTCAATTATCATCATCACAAGCAGCAGCACTATCACAAACATAATCAGCATAAACTTCAGCAGTACCAACATGTTCCCACTGAAGATTCTAAGACTGTTTGGGTTGGTGACTTGCTTCATTGGATGGATGAGACTTATCTCCATACTTGCTTCTCTCATACCGGCGAG GTTTCCGCTGTCAAAGTTATACGCAATAAGCAAACTGGTCAGCCAGAAGGATATGGATTCATTGAGTTCTATTCGCATGCAGCAGCTGATAAAGTCTTGCAGAACTATAATGGCTCTATGATGCCAAACACAGATCAACCTTTCCGTCTCAATTGGGCAAGCTTTGCAGGGGAGAGGCGATCAGAAACTGGTTCTGATCTGTCAATATTCGTGGGAGATTTGGCTGCAGATGTGACAGATACTATGTTGCAGGAAACCTTTTCCAGTAAATATCCTTCTGTTAAGGGAGCAAAAGTTGTCACTGATCTAAATTCTGGTCGTTCAAAAGGTTATGGATTTGTTAGATTTGGTGATGAAAATGAGAGGTCAAGGGCTATGACAGACATGAATGGGATTTATTGCTCAAGCAGACCCATGCGCATAGGTGTTGCTACTCCCAAAAAGTCAAACCCATATCAGCAGCAGTATTCTTCACAAG GTGGACATGCTCTAAATGGTGCTATGGTCCAAGGGTCTCAGTCTGATGGAGACTCCAGCAATACTACA AtatttgtgggaggaatcgactCTGACATTAGCGATGAGGATCTCAGGCAACCCTTTTCCCAGTTTGGTGAGGTTGTTTCTGTGAAAATACCGGTAGGAAAAGGATGTGGTTTCGTGCAATTTGCTGACAG AAAAAGTGCCGAGGATGCATTGGAGAGTTTGAATGGCACAACAATTGGCAAGCAGACAGTTCGTCTTTCTTGGGGTCGTAGTCCAGCGAACAAACAG TGGAGAGGGGAACATAATAATCAGTGGAATGGATCATATTACGGAGGGCAAGGATATAGTGGATATGGATATGCAGCAAATGGAGAGCAGAATGGGTATGTTGCGGCTGCGGCTTCGGGTGCATCATAA
- the LOC126661050 gene encoding polyadenylate-binding protein RBP47-like isoform X1, translating into MQQTHNASDATSAPSPQHNQNQQQQQQQWNPHMQQQQQHYMAAMQYPAAAMVMMQQQMMMYPQQHHASHPYMGYYQQQQPHQLNYHHHKQQHYHKHNQHKLQQYQHVPTEDSKTVWVGDLLHWMDETYLHTCFSHTGEVSAVKVIRNKQTGQPEGYGFIEFYSHAAADKVLQNYNGSMMPNTDQPFRLNWASFAGERRSETGSDLSIFVGDLAADVTDTMLQETFSSKYPSVKGAKVVTDLNSGRSKGYGFVRFGDENERSRAMTDMNGIYCSSRPMRIGVATPKKSNPYQQQYSSQALVLAGGHALNGAMVQGSQSDGDSSNTTIFVGGIDSDISDEDLRQPFSQFGEVVSVKIPVGKGCGFVQFADRKSAEDALESLNGTTIGKQTVRLSWGRSPANKQWRGEHNNQWNGSYYGGQGYSGYGYAANGEQNGYVAAAASGAS; encoded by the exons ATGCAACAGACTCACAACGCTTCTGATGCAACTTCTGCACCATCTCCGCAGCATAATCAGaaccagcagcagcagcagcagcaatgGAATCCCCATatgcagcagcagcagcagcactATATGGCAGCTATGCAGTACCCTGCAGCCGCCATGGTTATGATGCAACAGCAGATGATGATGTACCCTCAGCAGCACCATGCTTCTCATCCTTACATGGGCTACTACCAACAGCAACAGCCGCACCAGCTCAATTATCATCATCACAAGCAGCAGCACTATCACAAACATAATCAGCATAAACTTCAGCAGTACCAACATGTTCCCACTGAAGATTCTAAGACTGTTTGGGTTGGTGACTTGCTTCATTGGATGGATGAGACTTATCTCCATACTTGCTTCTCTCATACCGGCGAG GTTTCCGCTGTCAAAGTTATACGCAATAAGCAAACTGGTCAGCCAGAAGGATATGGATTCATTGAGTTCTATTCGCATGCAGCAGCTGATAAAGTCTTGCAGAACTATAATGGCTCTATGATGCCAAACACAGATCAACCTTTCCGTCTCAATTGGGCAAGCTTTGCAGGGGAGAGGCGATCAGAAACTGGTTCTGATCTGTCAATATTCGTGGGAGATTTGGCTGCAGATGTGACAGATACTATGTTGCAGGAAACCTTTTCCAGTAAATATCCTTCTGTTAAGGGAGCAAAAGTTGTCACTGATCTAAATTCTGGTCGTTCAAAAGGTTATGGATTTGTTAGATTTGGTGATGAAAATGAGAGGTCAAGGGCTATGACAGACATGAATGGGATTTATTGCTCAAGCAGACCCATGCGCATAGGTGTTGCTACTCCCAAAAAGTCAAACCCATATCAGCAGCAGTATTCTTCACAAG CTTTGGTGTTGGCAGGTGGACATGCTCTAAATGGTGCTATGGTCCAAGGGTCTCAGTCTGATGGAGACTCCAGCAATACTACA AtatttgtgggaggaatcgactCTGACATTAGCGATGAGGATCTCAGGCAACCCTTTTCCCAGTTTGGTGAGGTTGTTTCTGTGAAAATACCGGTAGGAAAAGGATGTGGTTTCGTGCAATTTGCTGACAG AAAAAGTGCCGAGGATGCATTGGAGAGTTTGAATGGCACAACAATTGGCAAGCAGACAGTTCGTCTTTCTTGGGGTCGTAGTCCAGCGAACAAACAG TGGAGAGGGGAACATAATAATCAGTGGAATGGATCATATTACGGAGGGCAAGGATATAGTGGATATGGATATGCAGCAAATGGAGAGCAGAATGGGTATGTTGCGGCTGCGGCTTCGGGTGCATCATAA